One genomic window of Conger conger chromosome 9, fConCon1.1, whole genome shotgun sequence includes the following:
- the azin1b gene encoding antizyme inhibitor 1b, which produces MKGLSDEPNYIIDVLEGGVTLADVIDDHIYEQELAERNAFFVADLGVLMRQHALWQTHMPRVRPFYTLTCNSSPAVLQVLAALGTGFVCANKSELAQALSLGVDPENIIYSGAYKQLSHIKHAAKTAVDLLVCDGEMELRKIARCHPGARLLLQVATACSQEEEDTGLTFGCSLKSCRHLLQCAKLLGLQVVGAKFHVPVACSDPLAYHHAMSDARCVFDMGEELGFNMTVLDISTGLSGPEIQLEQIEAAIQPLLDVYFPPLSGVDVVAELGSYYVSSAFTLAVNVIGKEVLPHRADEWSPNGKPEFLYYLNDGVYGSFGSKLLDDTIPEPLVHKESLRSEEAVFPSSLWGPSCDELDQVVERCLLPELNAGDWLVFSNMGANSLGRSCTAAEKPPVYHVISPDDWYEMQEAGIALDTNMKDLLLVPYCH; this is translated from the exons ATGAAAGGACTTTCTGATGAACCAAACTacatcattgatgttttggagggaGGGGTGACCCTTGCCGACGTAATCGATGACCATATTTACGAGCAGGAGCTG GCTGAGAGGAATGCGTTCTTCGTGGCAGACCTGGGGGTCCTGATGCGGCAGCATGCCCTGTGGCAGACCCACATGCCCCGCGTGCGGCCCTTCTACACGCTCACATGCAACAGCAGCCCCGCTGTCCTCCAGGTCCTCGCTGCCCTCGGCACAGGCTTCGTCTGCGCCAACAAG AGTGAGCTGGCCCAGGCGCTGAGTTTGGGGGTCGACCCTGAGAACATCATCTACAGCGGGGCCTACAAGCAGCTCTCCCACATCAAACACGCCGCCAAGACCGCCGTCGACCTGCTGGTGTGCGACGGTGAGATGGAGCTGCGCAAGATCGCTCGCTGCCACCCCGGAGCCAG gctgctgctgcaggtggCCACAGCCTGctcccaggaggaggaggacacggGCCTGACCTTCGGATGCTCTCTGAAGAGCTGCAGACACCTGCTGCAGTGCGCCAAACTGCTGGGCCTGCAGGTGGTGGGAGCCAA GTTTCATGTCCCTGTTGCCTGTAGCGACCCGCTAGCTTACCACCATGCAATGTCTGACGCCCGCTGTGTGTTTGATATGGGG GAGGAGCTTGGCTTTAACATGACGGTCCTGGACATCAGCACGGGGTTGAGCGGACCAGAGATTCAGCTGGAGCAG ATTGAAGCTGCCATCCAGCCTCTGTTGGACGTGTACTTTCCCCCCCTGTCTGGGGTGGACGTTGTGGCCGAGCTGGGGAGCTACTACGTCTCCTCCGCCTTCACCCTGGCGGTCAACGTCATCGGCAAGGAGGTGCTGCCCCACCGTGCAG ACGAGTGGTCTCCAAACGGCAAGCCGGAGTTCCTGTACTACCTGAACGACGGGGTGTATGGGTCTTTTGGCAGCAAGCTGCTGGACGACACCATCCCTGAGCCTTTGGTGCACAAG GAATCTTTGAGGTCGGAGGAAGCTGTgtttcccagcagcctctgggGCCCGTCGTGTGATGAGCTGGACCAGGTGGTGGAGCGTTGCTTGCTGCCTGAGCTGAACGCGGGAGACTGGCTCGTCTTCAGCAACATGGGAGCCAATAGCCTGGGACGGTCCTGCACTGCTGCAGAGAAACCCCCCGTGTACCATGTCATCAGTCCTGATGATtg GTACGAGATGCAGGAGGCTGGAATTGCTCTGGACACCAACATGAAGGACCTGCTGTTAGTCCCGTATTGCCACTAG